In one Musa acuminata AAA Group cultivar baxijiao chromosome BXJ2-5, Cavendish_Baxijiao_AAA, whole genome shotgun sequence genomic region, the following are encoded:
- the LOC135611598 gene encoding pentatricopeptide repeat-containing protein At5g44230-like has product MARAQPIITRLVHDPVGLMRAPTFPLPAPSPLLTLPALDALLVAAIDAAAGPRHLRAVHAVILHFGLHHRCFLVAKLLRRLSHYRVPLHPYPLRLFSLVPRPNPFLWTALIHSAVILRPRLPDYHPLRLYSLMRRQWPPSPPLSFTFTALLKSAAADLCLANGLQIHAQSISTGGFDADLFVQNTLISMYVECCDLASAHRVFDGMSIRDAISWTSLTVAYTKTGDLSSAEGLFERSPAKDMVAWTAMVTGYAQNAMPKKALTTFERMREAGVVIDEVALVGAVSAIAQLGAAKHAVWIRDIVDGTGFRQTVVVGSAMVDMFAKCGLIDEARQMFDEMMNRNVYTYSAMIVGLAAHGRAHEAIALFKEMVGKTDVKPNHVTFIGVLTACSHAGMVEVGRYYFHLMKDEYGIVPSPDHYTCMVDLLGRAGLVEEALELVRSMPMEPHGGVWGALLGACRIHVKPEIARIAANHLFELEPDRIGNYMLLSNTYASAGMWDEVSKVRKLMRARGLKKNPSASWTEDKDGSVHEFFAGDGLHPRTHEIKDTLEDLLGKLKLEGYDPVLSSVLYDINDNEKEKLLKGHSEKLALAFGLLTTGAGDTIRIVKNLRICEDCHLVMRLASRAVNREIVVRDNMRFHHFKDGACSCGEFW; this is encoded by the coding sequence ATGGCGCGAGCTCAGCCAATCATCACACGCCTCGTACACGACCCCGTCGGGCTTATGCGGGCCCCAACATTCCCGCTTCCCGCCCCCTCACCCCTCCTCACCCTTCCCGCACTCGACGCCCTCCTCGTCGCCGCCATCGACGCCGCCGCCGGCCCCCGCCACCTCCGGGCCGTCCACGCTGTCATACTCCATTTCGGCCTCCACCACCGCTGTTTCCTCGTCGCCAAGCTCCTCCGCCGGCTCTCCCACTACCGCGTTCCCCTCCATCCCTACCCCCTCCGCCTCTTCTCCCTTGTTCCCCGCCCCAATCCCTTCCTCTGGACAGCCCTTATCCACTCCGCCGTAATTCTCCGACCTCGCCTCCCCGATTACCACCCCCTACGGCTCTACTCCCTCATGCGCCGCCAATGGCCTCCCTCGCCTCCGCTCTCCTTCACCTTCACCGCCCTCCTCAAGTCTGCCGCTGCCGACCTATGCCTCGCCAATGGCCTCCAGATACACGCCCAGTCCATTTCCACGGGCGGCTTTGACGCCGACCTCTTCGTCCAGAACACGCTCATCTCTATGTATGTCGAATGCTGTGACTTGGCCTCGGCTCATAGGGTGTTTGACGGAATGTCCATTCGGGATGCCATTTCTTGGACTTCGTTGACTGTGGCTTACACAAAAACTGGCGACCTCTCTTCTGCAGAAGGGTTATTTGAAAGATCCCCTGCAAAAGATATGGTGGCATGGACGGCGATGGTCACCGGATACGCTCAGAATGCCATGCCTAAAAAGGCACTGACAACGTTCGAGAGAATGCGTGAAGCGGGTGTTGTGATCGACGAGGTTGCGTTGGTTGGCGCAGTTTCTGCTATTGCACAGTTGGGTGCTGCAAAGCATGCCGTCTGGATTCGTGATATTGTGGACGGCACTGGGTTCCGGCAGACTGTGGTCGTGGGTTCGGCTATGGTAGATATGTTCGCAAAGTGTGGGCTCATCGATGAGGCGCGCCAGATGTTCGATGAAATGATGAACCGGAATGTGTACACATACAGTGCAATGATCGTCGGACTTGCAGCACATGGCAGAGCTCATGAGGCAATTGCTTTGTTTAAGGAGATGGTGGGGAAGACAGATGTGAAGCCAAACCATGTCACGTTCATTGGGGTGCTCACAGCTTGTAGCCATGCTGGGATGGTGGAGGTAGGCCGATACTACTTCCATTTAATGAAGGATGAGTATGGGATTGTTCCTTCTCCTGATCACTATACATGCATGGTTGATTTGTTGGGACGCGCtggacttgttgaagaagctctCGAGCTTGTGAGGTCAATGCCAATGGAGCCACATGGTGGTGTGTGGGGTGCATTACTGGGAGCTTGTCGGATTCATGTTAAACCTGAGATAGCTAGAATTGCTGCGAATCATTTGTTTGAGCTTGAACCTGATAGAATTGGCAACTACATGTTGCTTTCAAATACATATGCATCTGCAGGGATGTGGGATGAGGTGTCAAAGGTTAGGAAGTTGATGAGAGCAAGGGGGTTGAAGAAGAACCCATCTGCAAGCTGGACAGAAGATAAGGATGGGTCAGTCCATGAGTTTTTTGCAGGGGATGGTTTGCacccaagaacacatgagataaagGATACTTTAGAGGATCTGTTGGGGAAGTTGAAACTAGAAGGTTATGATCCAGTATTGAGCTCAGTTCTTTATGATATTAATGATAATGAGAAGGAAAAGTTACTAAAGGGTCACAGTGAGAAGCTGGCTTTGGCATTTGGCCTGTTGACGACTGGTGCTGGGGACACAATTAGGATTGTGAAGAACCTGAGGATTTGTGAGGACTGTCATCTGGTGATGCGCCTTGCATCAAGGGCTGTGAACAGGGAGATTGTGGTGAGGGATAATATGAGGTTTCACCATTTCAAAGATGGGGCATGCTCCTGCGGAGAGTTTTGGTAA
- the LOC135612893 gene encoding uncharacterized protein LOC135612893 isoform X1, whose translation MTTRTIRRRLHHGDVDGRKSEFVEPSRFDVQNEPLLGNDNHSDNYKGYDDRHRQDWDDKTKEVDLHWTCLLSNLTVQWSQWLASIARGSGSVLGRLLSLSSITSVQFVPICLTPLQEERLRNLRRRLKVRFDGSHLDHLDALKQLWQSSYPNREVPPFKSDSWKEMGWQGCDPSTDFRGGGFISLENLIYFAKNYPNSFQMLLHKSEGRRAEWEYPFAVAGVNVSFMLIQMLDLQSDFPSSKAGVRFLGLLGNDEKAFDNLYCIAFCMLDAQWLARHASYMEFNEVLKFTRIQLERELALEDVTSIKDLPAYNMII comes from the exons ATGACAACAAGAACCATTAGAAGGCGGCTTCATCATGGAGATGTTGATGGAAGGAAAAGTGAGTTTGTGGAACCATCAAGATTTGATGTCCAAAATGAACCACTACTTGGAAATGACAACCATTCAGACAATTATAAG GGATATGATGATAGACACAGACAAGATTGGGATGACAAAACAAAGGAAGTAGACCTTCACTGGACCTGCCTTCTGTCCAATTTGACTGTTCAGTGGTCTCAATGGTTAG cAAGTATTGCCCGTGGCTCTGGATCTGTTTTAGGAAGGTTATTATCACTTTCTTCTATTACAAGTGTACAATTTGTCCCAATTTGTCTTACTCCATTGCAG GAAGAAAGATTGAGAAACCTGAGGCGGAGACTGAAGGTTCGGTTTGATGGTTCTCATTTGGATCATCTA GATGCTCTGAAACAGCTTTGGCAGTCATCCTACCCTAATCGAGAAGTTCCCCCATTTAAATCTGACTCATGGAAGGAAATGGGTTGGCAAGGTTGTGATCCATCAACCGATTTCAG GGGTGGTGGCTTTATATCATTGGAAAACCTCATCTATTTTGCCAAAAACTACCCG AATTCTTTCCAAATGCTGTTGCACAAATCAGAAGGTAGAAGAGCTGAGTGGGAGTATCCTTTTGCCGTAGCTGGCGTTAATGTATCATTCATGTTAATTCAGATGCTAGACTTGCAGTCAG ATTTTCCATCTTCAAAAGCAGGAGTTCGTTTCCTGGGACTGCTTGGAAACGATGAGAAAGCATTTGATAACCTCTATTGTATAGCTTTCTGTATGTTGGATGCTCAGTGGCTTGCAAGACATGCTTCTTATATGGAGTTCAAT GAGGTTCTGAAGTTCACAAGAATTCAGTTGGAGCGCGAACTTGCACTGGAAGACGTTACCAGCATAAAAGACTTGCCTGCATACAACATGATTATATAG
- the LOC135612894 gene encoding probable protein phosphatase 2C 59 has protein sequence MGHLSSLGGIQTDAAPVSGGGLSQNGKFSYGYASSPGKRASMEDFYETRIDGVDGEIVGLFGVFDGHGGARAAEYVKAHLFSNLIRHPKFISDTKSAIADAYSHTDSEFLKSENSQNRDAGSTASTAILVGDRLLVANVGDSRAVICRGGKAFAVSRDHKPDQTDERQRIEDAGGFVMWAGTWRVGGVLAVSRAFGDRLLKQFVVADPEIQEEVIDNSLEFLILASDGLWDVVTNEEAVAMIQSVEDPEQAAKRLLQEAYQRGSADNITCVVVRFIAGQENTTTVQQ, from the exons ATGGGTCACTTGAGTTCCCTTGGTGGGATTCAGACGGACGCCGCTCCAGTTAGTGGTGGAGGACTCAG TCAGAATGGGAAGTTCAGTTATGGGTATGCAAGCTCTCCTGGGAAAAGGGCTTCAATGGAAGACTTTTATGAAACAAGAATTGATGGTGTTGATGGAGAAATTGTTGGCTTGTTTGGAGTTTTTGATG GTCATGGTGGTGCTCGAGCGGCAGAGTACGTTAAAGCGCACCTCTTCAGCAATTTGATTAGACATCCCAAGTTCATTAGTGATACCAAGTCAGCTATAG CTGATGCATACAGCCATACAGACTCAGAGTTTCTGAAATCTGAGAATAGTCAGAATCGTGATGCTGGCTCAACTGCTTCCACTGCCATCCTTGTTGGCGATCGTTTGTTGGTTGCAAATGTTGGGGATTCTAGGGCTGTTATATGTAGAGGAGGGAAGG CATTTGCTGTCTCAAGGGATCACAAGCCTGATCAAACAGATGAGAGACAACGGATTGAAGATGCTGGAGGCTTTGTTATGTGGGCTG GGACATGGCGGGTTGGTGGTGTTCTTGCTGTATCACGTGCATTTGGTGATAGGCTCTTGAAGCAGTTTGTTGTTGCAGACCCAGAAATACAG GAAGAGGTCATTGATAATTCTCTGGAGTTTCTTATCCTTGCAAGTGATGGATTGTGGGATGTTGTCACAAATGAG GAGGCTGTAGCCATGATACAATCCGTAGAGGACCCAGAACAAGCAGCAAAGAGACTGTTACAGGAAGCTTATCAAAGAGGTAGTGCAGACAATATCACTTGTGTTGTGGTACGTTTCATTGCCGGCCAGGAAAACACCACAACAGTGCAGCAGTAG
- the LOC135612893 gene encoding uncharacterized protein LOC135612893 isoform X2 — MTTRTIRRRLHHGDVDGRKSEFVEPSRFDVQNEPLLGNDNHSDNYKGYDDRHRQDWDDKTKEVDLHWTCLLSNLTVQWSQWLASIARGSGSVLGRLLSLSSITSVQFVPICLTPLQEERLRNLRRRLKVRFDGSHLDHLDALKQLWQSSYPNREVPPFKSDSWKEMGWQGCDPSTDFRGGGFISLENLIYFAKNYPNSFQMLLHKSEGRRAEWEYPFAVAGVNVSFMLIQMLDLQSGVRFLGLLGNDEKAFDNLYCIAFCMLDAQWLARHASYMEFNEVLKFTRIQLERELALEDVTSIKDLPAYNMII, encoded by the exons ATGACAACAAGAACCATTAGAAGGCGGCTTCATCATGGAGATGTTGATGGAAGGAAAAGTGAGTTTGTGGAACCATCAAGATTTGATGTCCAAAATGAACCACTACTTGGAAATGACAACCATTCAGACAATTATAAG GGATATGATGATAGACACAGACAAGATTGGGATGACAAAACAAAGGAAGTAGACCTTCACTGGACCTGCCTTCTGTCCAATTTGACTGTTCAGTGGTCTCAATGGTTAG cAAGTATTGCCCGTGGCTCTGGATCTGTTTTAGGAAGGTTATTATCACTTTCTTCTATTACAAGTGTACAATTTGTCCCAATTTGTCTTACTCCATTGCAG GAAGAAAGATTGAGAAACCTGAGGCGGAGACTGAAGGTTCGGTTTGATGGTTCTCATTTGGATCATCTA GATGCTCTGAAACAGCTTTGGCAGTCATCCTACCCTAATCGAGAAGTTCCCCCATTTAAATCTGACTCATGGAAGGAAATGGGTTGGCAAGGTTGTGATCCATCAACCGATTTCAG GGGTGGTGGCTTTATATCATTGGAAAACCTCATCTATTTTGCCAAAAACTACCCG AATTCTTTCCAAATGCTGTTGCACAAATCAGAAGGTAGAAGAGCTGAGTGGGAGTATCCTTTTGCCGTAGCTGGCGTTAATGTATCATTCATGTTAATTCAGATGCTAGACTTGCAGTCAG GAGTTCGTTTCCTGGGACTGCTTGGAAACGATGAGAAAGCATTTGATAACCTCTATTGTATAGCTTTCTGTATGTTGGATGCTCAGTGGCTTGCAAGACATGCTTCTTATATGGAGTTCAAT GAGGTTCTGAAGTTCACAAGAATTCAGTTGGAGCGCGAACTTGCACTGGAAGACGTTACCAGCATAAAAGACTTGCCTGCATACAACATGATTATATAG
- the LOC135612892 gene encoding plasma membrane ATPase-like, with the protein MGGDKASSLEELKNETVDLEKIPIEEVFEQLKCTKEGLTSQEGADRLQIFGPNKLEEKKESKFLKFLGFMWNPLSWVMEMAAIMAIALANGGGRAPDWQDFLGIAILLVINSTISFIEENNAGNAAAALMARLAPKAKVLRDGTWAEQDAAILVPGDIISIKLGDIIPADARLLEGDPLKIDQSALTGESLPVTKNPGSGVYSGSTCKQGEIEAVVIATGVHTFFGKAAHLVDSTNQVGHFQKVLTAIGNFCICSIATGIVIEIIVMYPIQHRSYRDGIDNLLVLLIGGIPIAMPTVLSVTMAIGSHKLSQQGAITKRMTAIEEMAGMDVLCSDKTGTLTLNKLSVDKNLIEVFAKGVDKDHVVLLAARASRTENQDAIDAAMVGMLADPKEARAGIQEVHFLPFNPVDKRTALTYVDANGNWHRASKGAPEQIMSLCNCKEDVRKRVHAVIDKFAERGLRSLAVARQEVPERTKESAGTPWQFVGLLPLFDPPRHDSAETIRKALNLGVNVKMITGDQLAIAKETGRRLGMGTNMYPSSSLLGQHKDETLATLPVDELIEKADGFAGVFPEHKYEIVKKLQERKHICGMTGDGVNDAPALKKADIGIAVSDATDAARSASDIVLTEPGLSVIISAVLTSRAIFQRMKNYTIYAVSITIRIVLGFMLIALIWKFDFSPFMVLIIAILNDGTIMTISKDRVKPSPMPDSWKLKEIFATGIVLGTYLALMTVLFFWAMKETDFFSNKFHVRSLRDSEHEMMAALYLQVSIISQALIFVTRSRGWFFLDRPGLLLCCAFVIAQLIATLVAVYANWSFARIKGCGWGWAGIIWLYSLISFIPLDWIKFAIRYVLSGNAWTYLFERKTAFTTKKDYGREEREAQWAIAQRTLHGLQPPDTTSLFNDKSSYRELSEIAEQAKRRAEIARLRELHTLKGHVESVVKLKGLDIDTMQQHYTV; encoded by the exons ATGGGAGGAGACAAAGCTAGCAGCTTGGAGGAGCTCAAGAACGAGACTGTTGATCTG GAGAAGATTCCGATTGAGGAAGTGTTCGAGCAGCTGAAATGTACCAAGGAGGGACTGACGTCGCAGGAGGGCGCCGACCGGCTTCAGATCTTTGGGCCAAACAAGCTCGAGGAGAAGAAG GAAAGCAAGTTCCTCAAGTTTCTCGGGTTCATGTGGAATCCCCTGTCCTGGGTCATGGAGATGGCCGCCATCATGGCCATCGCCCTGGCTAATGGTGGAGGGAGGGCCCCGGATTGGCAAGACTTTCTTGGCATCGCTATTCTGCTGGTCATCAACTCCACCATCTCCTTCATCGAAGAGAACAATGCCGGAAATGCTGCAGCAGCTCTCATGGCTCGCTTGGCACCGAAAGCGAAG GTTCTCAGAGATGGCACCTGGGCCGAGCAGGACGCCGCAATTCTTGTGCCCGGAGACATCATCAGCATCAAACTGGGGGATATCATCCCGGCCGACGCGCGCCTGCTCGAGGGAGACCCGCTGAAGATTGACCAATCCGCTCTCACCGGGGAATCCCTTCCTGTCACCAAGAATCCAGGAAGTGGGGTGTACTCCGGCTCGACATGCAAGCAGGGGGAGATCGAAGCTGTTGTCATCGCTACCGGCGTGCACACCTTCTTCGGCAAGGCGGCTCACTTGGTCGACAGCACTAACCAAGTCGGGCACTTCCAAAAGGTCCTGACGGCCATCGGAAACTTCTGCATCTGCTCCATCGCCACCGGCATCGTCATCGAGATCATCGTCATGTACCCCATCCAGCACAGGTCGTACAGGGACGGCATAGACAATCTACTGGTCCTGTTGATCGGAGGAATACCCATCGCCATGCCCACCGTCTTGTCGGTCACCATGGCCATCGGGTCTCATAAGCTCTCCCAACAAGGCGCCATCACCAAGAGGATGACTGCCATCGAGGAAATGGCAGGCATGGACGTCCTCTGCAGTGACAAAACCGGGACACTCACGCTGAACAAGCTCAGCGTCGATAAGAACCTGATCGAGGTGTTTGCTAAAGGCGTCGACAAAGATCATGTGGTCTTACTGGCTGCAAGAGCATCACGGACGGAGAACCAGGACGCCATCGATGCCGCCATGGTCGGAATGCTTGCAGATCCAAAGGAG GCAAGAGCAGGAATCCAGGAAGTGCATTTCCTTCCCTTCAACCCTGTCGACAAGAGAACTGCACTCACTTACGTTGATGCCAACGGCAACTGGCATCGTGCAAGTAAAGGTGCTCCTGAACAG ATTATGAGCCTCTGCAACTGCAAGGAAGATGTTCGTAAAAGGGTTCACGCAGTAATCGACAAGTTCGCTGAACGCGGGCTTCGATCGTTGGCCGTGGCAAGACAG GAAGTTCCTGAGAGGACAAAGGAGAGTGCTGGGACGCCGTGGCAGTTCGTTGGCTTACTGCCCCTCTTCGACCCCCCAAGACATGACAGTGCTGAAACCATTCGGAAGGCTCTCAACCTCGGCGTGAACGTGAAGATGATCACTG GAGATCAGCTTGCGATAGCGAAGGAGACAGGTCGAAGACTCGGTATGGGAACAAACAtgtatccttcttcttcactacttGGACAACACAAGGACGAGACACTTGCGACACTTCCCGTGGACGAACTGATCGAAAAGGCTGATGGGTTTGCAGGAGTTTTCCCAG AGCATAAATACGAAATCGTGAAGAAGCTGCAAGAAAGGAAGCATATTTGTGGAATGACAGGAGATGGTGTGAACGATGCACCGGCCTTGAAGAAGGCTGACATCGGTATTGCCGTTTCTGATGCCACTGATGCAGCAAGAAGTGCTTCCGACATTGTTCTCACTGAACCAGGTCTCAGCGTCATCATCAGTGCTGTTCTCACCAGCAGAGCCATCTTCCAGAGGATGAAGAACTACACA ATCTATGCTGTTTCAATTACCATCCGTATTGTC CTTGGGTTTATGCTGATTGCGCTGATATGGAAATTCGACTTCTCCCCGTTCATGGTTCTGATCATTGCTATACTTAACGATG GTACAATCATGACAATCTCCAAAGATCGCGTGAAGCCATCTCCGATGCCAGATAGCTGGAAACTGAAGGAGATCTTTGCTACTGGAATCGTGCTCGGAACTTACTTGGCTTTGATGACTGTCCTCTTCTTCTGGGCCATGAAAGAGACCGACTTCTTCTCG AATAAGTTCCACGTTCGATCATTGAGAGACAGCGAGCACGAGATGATGGCTGCTCTGTACCTGCAAGTCAGCATCATCAGTCAGGCTCTCATATTCGTCACTCGATCGCGAGGATGGTTCTTCCTTGACCGCCCGGGACTTCTACTGTGCTGTGCCTTTGTGATCGCTCAGCTG attgctACTCTGGTTGCTGTCTATGCTAACTGGAGCTTTGCAAGAATTAAAGGCTGTGGATGGGGTTGGGCTGGAATAATATGGCTCTACAGCTTAATCTCCTTCATCCCACTTGACTGGATCAAGTTCGCGATTCGCTACGTTCTTAGTGGAAATGCCTGGACTTACCTCTTCGAGAGGAAG ACTGCCTTCACGACAAAGAAGGATTACGGCAGAGAGGAAAGGGAAGCTCAATGGGCTATTGCGCAGAGGACGCTTCATGGCCTCCAACCTCCTGACACTACGAGTCTGTTCAACGACAAGAGCAGCTACCGCGAGCTATCGGAGATCGCCGAGCAGGCCAAGAGGCGAGCTGAGATCGCAAG GCTACGTGAGCTGCACACTCTCAAGGGTCACGTCGAGTCGGTGGTGAAGCTGAAGGGGCTTGACATCGACACCATGCAGCAGCACTACACAGTGTAG